The following proteins are encoded in a genomic region of Streptomyces collinus Tu 365:
- the mrdA gene encoding penicillin-binding protein 2, with the protein MTNIPETGRTPRVQIRLVVIQILVLSLLGTLGGRLWYLQIREGAAYQREASGNHVQQVVDPAVRGDILDARGVPLADNETRLVVSASRTDLLKQKDDGKAVLAKLAGVLGMKPEDVTQKVRLCDAKTPQPCWNGSPYQPIPITDEATPKQALQIRERAEDFPGISAEPEAVRRYPAPGKSNTSQVLGYLSPVTDDEIQKAKDTDSPYLRSDMVGRSGLERQYDKVLRGKAGVTRYEVDNLGRVIGKAKADAAESGSNLVTSIDSRVQRVAEYELDNAMKKARQQFDKITGENYKADSGAVVVMEAKTGRIVAMASAPTYDPNVWVGGISGKDYKALTGKNSDYPLLNRAIQGQAAPGSTFKVVSTAAAVNAGYVWDGGYPCTSSYSVGGQVFKNFEGENFGPISLGRALEVSCDTVFYGLADREWKKDGGINPKKGRPKDHFFKTAHQFGLGKETGIDLPNEVTGRVPDRKWKLDYWKANKDAWCKSGKKDGSYVEKIAYENCLEGNKMREGDEINYSIGQGDTLVTPIQEAVIYGAVANGGTMYQPTIGKAVISADGKSVQEIKPKKTGRLPVTQATLKGMDDAFAGVITRGTAAWKFGGWPQDKIALHAKTGTAEVYGKQTTSWLATYSKDYTVIMTIAQAGTGSGASGEAVRNIYSALYGVQGDGSVDNKKALLPQPQKGLPKVRPDGTIAAPKISGDPGKDAEAAQKNNPTNGDGQQPATSPSPTSRNSNTRRKPRRRGRRRMPA; encoded by the coding sequence GTGACCAACATCCCCGAGACCGGACGGACCCCACGGGTCCAGATCCGGCTCGTCGTCATCCAGATCCTCGTCCTCTCCCTCCTGGGAACCCTCGGCGGCCGCCTGTGGTACCTCCAGATCCGCGAGGGCGCCGCCTACCAGAGAGAGGCATCCGGCAACCACGTCCAGCAGGTCGTCGACCCCGCCGTGCGCGGCGACATCCTCGACGCCCGCGGCGTGCCGCTCGCCGACAACGAGACCCGCCTCGTCGTCTCCGCCTCCCGCACCGACCTGCTCAAGCAGAAGGACGACGGCAAGGCCGTCCTCGCCAAGCTCGCCGGCGTCCTCGGCATGAAGCCCGAGGACGTCACCCAGAAGGTCCGGCTGTGCGACGCGAAGACCCCCCAGCCCTGCTGGAACGGCTCGCCGTACCAGCCGATCCCCATCACCGACGAGGCGACGCCCAAGCAGGCCCTGCAGATCCGCGAACGCGCCGAGGACTTCCCCGGCATCAGCGCCGAGCCCGAGGCCGTGCGCCGCTACCCGGCCCCCGGCAAGTCCAACACCTCCCAGGTCCTCGGCTACCTCTCCCCGGTCACCGACGACGAGATCCAGAAGGCCAAGGACACCGACTCGCCCTACCTGCGCTCCGACATGGTCGGCCGCTCCGGCCTGGAGCGCCAGTACGACAAGGTGCTGCGCGGCAAGGCCGGCGTGACCCGCTACGAGGTGGACAACCTCGGCCGCGTCATCGGCAAGGCCAAGGCCGACGCCGCCGAGTCCGGCTCCAACCTCGTCACCAGCATCGACTCCCGGGTGCAGCGCGTCGCCGAGTACGAGCTCGACAACGCCATGAAGAAGGCCCGCCAGCAGTTCGACAAGATCACCGGCGAGAACTACAAGGCCGACTCCGGTGCCGTCGTGGTGATGGAGGCCAAGACCGGCCGCATCGTCGCCATGGCCTCCGCCCCCACCTACGACCCCAACGTGTGGGTGGGCGGCATCTCCGGCAAGGACTACAAGGCCCTCACCGGCAAGAACTCGGACTACCCGCTGCTCAACCGCGCCATACAGGGTCAGGCCGCGCCCGGCTCGACCTTCAAGGTGGTCTCCACGGCCGCCGCGGTCAACGCCGGCTACGTGTGGGACGGCGGCTACCCGTGCACCAGCTCGTACTCGGTGGGCGGACAGGTCTTCAAGAACTTCGAGGGCGAGAACTTCGGCCCCATCTCCCTCGGCCGCGCCCTGGAGGTCTCCTGCGACACCGTCTTCTACGGTCTCGCCGACCGGGAGTGGAAGAAGGACGGCGGCATCAACCCCAAGAAGGGCCGGCCCAAGGACCACTTCTTCAAGACCGCCCACCAGTTCGGCCTCGGCAAGGAGACCGGCATCGACCTCCCCAACGAGGTCACCGGCCGCGTCCCCGACCGCAAGTGGAAGCTCGACTACTGGAAGGCCAACAAGGACGCCTGGTGCAAGTCCGGGAAGAAGGACGGCTCCTACGTCGAGAAGATCGCGTACGAGAACTGCCTCGAAGGCAACAAGATGCGCGAGGGTGACGAGATCAACTACTCGATCGGCCAGGGCGACACGCTCGTCACCCCGATCCAGGAGGCCGTGATCTACGGCGCCGTCGCCAACGGCGGCACCATGTACCAGCCGACCATCGGCAAGGCCGTCATCAGCGCGGACGGCAAGTCCGTCCAGGAGATCAAGCCGAAGAAGACCGGCCGCCTCCCGGTCACCCAGGCCACCCTCAAGGGCATGGACGACGCCTTCGCGGGCGTCATCACCCGCGGTACCGCGGCCTGGAAGTTCGGCGGCTGGCCGCAGGACAAGATCGCCCTGCACGCCAAGACCGGTACCGCGGAGGTCTACGGCAAGCAGACCACGTCCTGGCTGGCCACCTACTCCAAGGACTACACGGTGATCATGACGATCGCCCAGGCCGGTACCGGTTCCGGCGCCTCCGGTGAGGCGGTGCGCAACATCTACAGCGCGCTCTACGGCGTCCAGGGCGACGGCTCGGTGGACAACAAGAAGGCCCTGCTGCCCCAGCCGCAGAAGGGCCTGCCGAAGGTCCGCCCGGACGGCACCATCGCCGCCCCCAAGATCAGCGGCGACCCCGGCAAGGACGCCGAGGCGGCCCAGAAGAACAACCCCACCAACGGGGACGGCCAGCAGCCCGCCACCTCGCCCTCGCCCACCAGCCGCAACAGCAACACCCGCAGAAAACCTCGCAGGAGGGGACGCCGGAGGATGCCCGCATGA
- the mreD gene encoding rod shape-determining protein MreD — protein sequence MRVNRILLSTALVVVALVVQVSVLARLHLPGAVPDLLLLTVLGLAMVYGHVGGALVGFGAGLLADLAPPADHAAGRYALVLCVTGYFAGLIRPENGRLKSATGPMAVVVAAAVGSTLLYAGVGALVGDTAARHVGLTGLLFSAALYDLLLAPFVVPGIMWLARRADNDPLTETSPAAKAGDISSGWLSSGTGLRIGSQRGGLGALKAKARTRSTRVGRIKGVKRL from the coding sequence ATGCGTGTCAACCGGATCCTGCTCTCCACCGCCCTGGTCGTCGTCGCCCTGGTCGTCCAGGTCAGCGTCCTCGCCCGGCTGCACCTGCCGGGCGCCGTCCCCGACCTGCTGCTGCTCACCGTCCTCGGCCTCGCCATGGTGTACGGCCATGTGGGCGGCGCCCTCGTCGGCTTCGGCGCCGGACTGCTCGCCGACCTCGCCCCGCCCGCCGACCACGCGGCCGGCCGCTACGCCCTCGTGCTGTGCGTCACCGGCTACTTCGCCGGACTCATCAGGCCCGAGAACGGCCGCCTGAAGTCGGCCACCGGCCCCATGGCCGTCGTGGTCGCCGCCGCCGTCGGCTCCACCCTGCTCTACGCGGGCGTCGGCGCCCTCGTCGGCGACACCGCCGCCCGCCATGTCGGCCTGACCGGCCTGCTGTTCTCGGCCGCCCTGTACGACCTGCTGCTCGCCCCGTTCGTCGTCCCCGGCATCATGTGGCTGGCTCGCCGCGCCGACAACGACCCGCTCACCGAGACCAGCCCCGCCGCCAAGGCCGGCGACATCTCCTCCGGCTGGCTCTCCTCCGGCACCGGCCTGCGCATCGGCAGCCAGCGCGGCGGACTCGGCGCCCTGAAGGCCAAGGCCCGCACCCGCTCCACCCGGGTCGGCCGCATCAAGGGGGTCAAGCGGCTGTGA
- the mreC gene encoding rod shape-determining protein MreC, translating into MRDTKESRLLLVLLIAIAFALITVDIRGGRNSPVDGARHAAAAAFGPIENGMSSAVDPVGNAVSAVRDSGSRHDRLAALERENAALKAKLGSDDRNRSRLGQLDKMLKLAGEGQYGIKGAQVIAIGSAQGFSWTITIDAGASDGIRRDMTVLNGDGLVGRVTTVGPDTSTVLLANDPDFTVGTRMENGDELGFASGQGDRPLRVELLNGKAEVKKGDRLVTFGSQADKPFVPGVPVGVVSRVDPSGGGLTRTLYVTPYVGFTKLDIVGVVVAAPKKDPRDEVLPAKPKPTPTPTVTVTVTPSADAPADGQQQ; encoded by the coding sequence GTGAGGGACACCAAAGAGAGCCGGCTGCTCCTGGTCCTGCTGATCGCCATCGCGTTCGCGCTGATCACGGTGGACATCCGAGGAGGCCGGAACTCACCGGTCGACGGCGCCCGGCACGCCGCGGCCGCGGCGTTCGGCCCCATCGAGAACGGCATGTCCTCGGCGGTCGACCCCGTCGGCAACGCCGTCTCCGCCGTCCGCGACTCCGGCAGCCGCCACGACCGGCTCGCCGCGCTGGAACGCGAGAACGCGGCCCTCAAGGCGAAGCTCGGCAGCGACGACCGCAACCGCAGCCGCCTGGGGCAGCTCGACAAGATGCTGAAGCTCGCCGGCGAGGGCCAGTACGGCATCAAGGGCGCCCAGGTCATCGCCATAGGGTCGGCGCAGGGCTTCTCCTGGACCATCACCATCGACGCCGGCGCGAGCGACGGCATCCGGCGCGACATGACCGTCCTGAACGGCGACGGTCTCGTCGGCCGGGTCACCACCGTCGGCCCCGACACCTCCACCGTCCTGCTCGCCAACGACCCCGACTTCACCGTCGGCACCCGTATGGAGAACGGCGACGAACTCGGCTTCGCCTCCGGACAGGGCGACCGCCCGCTGCGCGTGGAACTCCTCAACGGCAAGGCGGAGGTGAAGAAGGGCGACCGCCTCGTCACCTTCGGCTCGCAGGCCGACAAGCCCTTCGTACCCGGCGTCCCGGTCGGCGTGGTCTCCCGCGTCGACCCCTCCGGCGGCGGCCTCACCCGCACGCTCTACGTCACCCCGTACGTCGGCTTCACCAAGCTCGACATCGTCGGCGTGGTCGTGGCGGCCCCGAAGAAGGACCCCCGCGACGAGGTCCTGCCGGCCAAACCCAAGCCGACCCCGACGCCGACGGTGACCGTCACGGTCACCCCCTCGGCGGACGCACCCGCAGACGGCCAGCAGCAGTAG
- a CDS encoding rod shape-determining protein yields the protein MSFIGRDMAVDLGTANTLVYVRGRGIVLNEPSVVAINTNTGGILAVGAEAKKMIGRTPGNIVAVRPLKDGVIADFEITERMLRYFILKIHKRRYLARPRVVVCVPSGITGVERRAVIEASSQAGARQVHIIEEPMAAAIGSGLPVHEATGNMVVDIGGGTTEVAVISLGGIVTAQSIRVAGDELDNAIIQYIKKEYSLLLGERTAEQIKITIGSAYDLDSDEHTEVRGRDLVSGLPKTVVISAAEVRKAIEEPVNAIVDAVKTTLDKCPPELSGDIMDRGIVLTGGGALLRGLDERLRRETGMPIHIAEDPLDSVALGSGKCVEEFEALQQVLDAQPRR from the coding sequence ATGTCGTTCATCGGCCGTGACATGGCTGTCGACCTCGGGACCGCCAACACGCTGGTGTACGTCAGGGGCCGCGGAATCGTTCTCAACGAGCCCTCCGTCGTCGCGATCAACACCAACACGGGCGGCATTCTCGCGGTCGGTGCGGAAGCGAAGAAGATGATCGGCCGGACGCCCGGGAACATCGTCGCCGTACGCCCGCTGAAGGACGGCGTGATCGCCGACTTCGAGATCACCGAGCGGATGCTGCGCTACTTCATCCTGAAGATCCATAAGCGTCGGTATCTGGCCAGGCCGCGCGTGGTCGTCTGTGTGCCCTCGGGCATCACCGGCGTCGAGCGCCGCGCCGTGATCGAGGCGTCCTCCCAGGCGGGCGCGCGCCAGGTGCACATCATCGAGGAGCCCATGGCCGCGGCCATCGGCTCCGGCCTGCCGGTCCACGAGGCCACCGGCAACATGGTGGTGGACATCGGCGGCGGCACCACCGAGGTCGCGGTCATCTCGCTCGGCGGCATCGTCACCGCCCAGTCCATCCGCGTCGCCGGCGACGAACTGGACAACGCGATCATCCAGTACATCAAGAAGGAGTACAGCCTCCTGCTGGGTGAGCGCACCGCCGAACAGATCAAGATCACGATCGGCTCGGCGTACGACCTCGACTCCGACGAGCACACCGAGGTCCGCGGCCGGGACCTGGTCTCCGGCCTGCCGAAGACCGTCGTCATCTCGGCCGCCGAGGTGCGCAAGGCGATCGAGGAGCCGGTCAACGCCATCGTCGACGCCGTCAAGACGACCCTCGACAAGTGCCCGCCGGAGCTGTCCGGCGACATCATGGACAGGGGAATCGTTCTGACCGGCGGCGGAGCTCTGCTGCGCGGCCTGGACGAGCGGTTGCGGCGCGAGACCGGCATGCCGATCCACATCGCCGAGGATCCGCTGGACAGCGTGGCGCTCGGATCGGGCAAGTGCGTCGAGGAGTTCGAGGCGCTCCAGCAGGTCCTGGACGCCCAGCCCCGCAGATGA
- the ndk gene encoding nucleoside-diphosphate kinase has translation MSQRTLVLLKPDAVRRGLTGEIISRIERKAGWRITALELRTLDQDTLEQHYGEHKGKPFYEPLVEFMASGPVVALIVEGERVIEGLRALAGPTDPIAAAPGSIRGDYGVIVRENLIHASDSEESAEREVKIFFPGRA, from the coding sequence GTGAGCCAGCGCACCCTCGTCCTGCTCAAGCCCGACGCCGTCCGTCGGGGCCTGACCGGCGAGATCATCAGCCGTATCGAGCGCAAGGCGGGCTGGCGGATCACCGCGCTGGAGCTGCGCACCCTGGACCAGGACACCCTGGAGCAGCACTACGGCGAGCACAAGGGCAAGCCCTTCTACGAGCCGCTGGTGGAGTTCATGGCCTCCGGCCCGGTCGTCGCGCTGATCGTGGAGGGCGAGCGGGTCATCGAGGGTCTGCGCGCGCTGGCCGGCCCGACCGATCCGATCGCCGCCGCGCCCGGCTCCATCCGGGGGGACTACGGCGTGATCGTCCGCGAGAACCTGATCCACGCCTCCGACTCCGAGGAGTCCGCCGAGCGTGAGGTGAAGATCTTCTTCCCGGGCCGTGCCTGA
- a CDS encoding DUF4233 domain-containing protein, which yields MRTLCSSTLIGEFFVIGFAALVAMKDPGLAVSTVWLVSGIAMVLCVLLCGMVTRPGGVALGWALQLALVASGVFVPTMYFMGAVFAALWWASVHFGRKVDEAKARFAAQAEAPSTTPDAV from the coding sequence GTGCGTACGCTCTGTTCATCGACCCTGATCGGCGAGTTCTTCGTCATCGGCTTCGCCGCCCTGGTGGCCATGAAGGACCCCGGCCTGGCGGTGTCGACCGTGTGGCTGGTCAGCGGGATCGCCATGGTCCTGTGCGTGCTGCTGTGCGGCATGGTGACCCGCCCCGGCGGCGTCGCCCTCGGCTGGGCCCTCCAGCTCGCCCTGGTCGCCTCCGGTGTCTTCGTGCCGACCATGTACTTCATGGGCGCGGTGTTCGCCGCCCTGTGGTGGGCGTCGGTGCACTTCGGCCGAAAGGTGGACGAGGCGAAGGCCAGGTTCGCGGCCCAGGCGGAAGCACCCTCCACTACACCTGACGCTGTGTGA
- the folC gene encoding bifunctional tetrahydrofolate synthase/dihydrofolate synthase, translated as MSENPGNDQPDPLDSFDEIIAAETDRDPDLAVIEAGSRTLRTQGGPPEGDVPARPADPEVDRALREVETELAGRWGETKLEPSVSRIAALMDVLGEPQRAYPSIHITGTNGKTSTARMIEALLGAFELRTGRYTSPHVQSITERISLDGAPITAERFIETYRDIKPYAEMVDTSQEYRLSFFEVLTGMAYAAFADAPVDVAVVEVGMGGSWDATNVIDGDVAVVTPIGLDHTDRLGNTPGEIAGEKAGIIKQGATVILAQQPVDAAQVLLKKAVEVDATVAREGLEFGVVSRQVAVGGQLLTLRGLGGEYTEVYLPLHGAHQAHNAAVALAAVEAFFGVGAQRAEPLDIDTVRKAFAAVSSPGRLEVVRRSPTVVLDAAHNPAGAEATAEAVREAFDFTRLIGVVGASADKNVRGLLEAFEPIFAEVVVTQNSTHRAMDADELAAIAVEVFGEERVQVEPRLPEALEAAITLAEEEGEFAGGGVLVTGSVITVGEARLLLGKG; from the coding sequence GTGAGCGAAAACCCCGGCAACGACCAGCCCGACCCCCTCGACTCCTTCGACGAGATCATCGCCGCGGAGACCGACCGCGACCCCGATCTCGCCGTCATCGAGGCCGGCAGCCGCACCCTGCGCACCCAGGGCGGCCCGCCGGAGGGGGACGTCCCCGCCAGGCCGGCGGACCCGGAGGTCGACAGGGCCCTGCGCGAGGTCGAGACGGAGCTGGCCGGCCGCTGGGGCGAGACCAAGCTGGAGCCCTCCGTCAGCCGGATCGCCGCGCTGATGGACGTGCTGGGCGAACCCCAGCGCGCGTACCCGTCCATCCACATCACGGGCACGAACGGCAAGACCTCCACCGCCCGCATGATCGAGGCCCTGCTCGGCGCCTTCGAACTGCGCACCGGCCGCTACACCTCGCCGCACGTGCAGTCGATCACCGAGCGGATCAGCCTGGACGGCGCCCCGATCACCGCCGAGCGGTTCATCGAGACGTACCGGGACATCAAGCCCTACGCCGAGATGGTCGACACCTCGCAGGAGTACCGGCTGTCCTTCTTCGAGGTCCTCACCGGCATGGCGTACGCCGCCTTCGCGGACGCGCCGGTCGACGTGGCCGTCGTGGAGGTCGGCATGGGCGGCTCCTGGGACGCCACCAACGTGATCGACGGCGACGTCGCCGTGGTCACCCCGATCGGCCTCGACCACACCGACCGGCTCGGCAACACGCCGGGCGAGATCGCCGGCGAGAAGGCCGGCATCATCAAGCAGGGCGCGACCGTGATCCTCGCGCAGCAGCCGGTCGACGCGGCGCAGGTGCTGCTGAAGAAGGCCGTCGAGGTCGATGCCACGGTGGCCCGCGAGGGGCTGGAGTTCGGCGTCGTGTCCCGGCAGGTCGCGGTCGGCGGCCAGCTGCTCACCCTGCGCGGCCTGGGCGGCGAGTACACCGAGGTGTACCTGCCCCTGCACGGCGCCCACCAGGCGCACAACGCGGCCGTGGCGCTCGCCGCCGTCGAGGCGTTCTTCGGCGTCGGCGCCCAGCGCGCCGAGCCGCTGGACATCGACACCGTGCGCAAGGCCTTCGCCGCGGTCTCCTCGCCGGGCCGGCTGGAGGTCGTCCGGCGCTCTCCCACCGTCGTCCTCGACGCCGCCCACAACCCGGCGGGCGCCGAGGCCACCGCCGAGGCCGTGCGGGAGGCGTTCGACTTCACCCGGCTGATCGGCGTGGTCGGGGCGAGCGCCGACAAGAACGTACGGGGACTGCTGGAGGCCTTCGAGCCGATCTTCGCCGAGGTCGTCGTCACCCAGAACTCCACCCACCGCGCCATGGACGCGGACGAGCTGGCCGCGATCGCCGTCGAGGTCTTCGGCGAGGAGCGCGTCCAGGTCGAGCCGCGGCTGCCCGAGGCCCTGGAGGCGGCGATCACGCTGGCCGAGGAGGAGGGCGAGTTCGCGGGCGGTGGCGTCCTGGTCACCGGTTCCGTCATCACCGTGGGCGAGGCTCGCCTGCTGCTCGGGAAGGGCTGA
- a CDS encoding valine--tRNA ligase produces MTENAQQQPPAPDTELPTQYAPADVEGPLYERWVERGYFEADAKSDKPPYTIVIPPPNVTGSLHLGHAFEHTLIDALTRRKRMQGFETLWQPGMDHAGIATQNVVERELGKEGKSRHDLGREAFVERVWQWKGESGGQISGQMRRLGDGVAWSRERFTMDEGLSQAVQTIFKRLYDDELIYRAERIINWCPRCLTAISDIEVEYQDDDGELVSMTYGEGDDTIVVATTRAETMLGDTAVAVHPDDERYKHLVGKLIRLPLTDRSIPVVADEHVDPEFGTGAVKVTPAHDPNDFEIGQRHDLPSLTVMDEHAVITAHGPFQGLDRLEARSAIVAALRAEGRIVAEKRPYVHSVGHCSRCKTTIEPRLSMQWWVKVGPLAKAAGDAVRDGKVKIHPQEMEKRYFDWVDNLHDWCISRQLWWGHRIPVWYGPDGEVVCVGPDEQPPGTEAEGWKQDTDVLDTWFSSGLWPFSTLGWPERTESLAKFYPNSVLVTGYDILFFWVARMMMFGLYAMDGTPPFHTIALHGMVRDQFGKKMSKSFGNAVNPLDWMDKYGSDALRFTLARGANPGVDVPIGEDWVQGSRNFANKIWNATRFALMNGATVEGPLPEPSAMSATDRWILSRLNTVIAEVDAYYDDFQFAKLSDALFHFAWDEVFDWYVELSKTTFQAGGEAAEVSKRVLGEVLEVTLKLLHPVVPFVTETLWTTLTGGESVVIAEWPADSGYRDPAAEREIESLQSVITEVRRFRADQGLQPGQRVPARLTLDGTALAPHEAAIRQLLRLQPEGDAFTATATLPVAGAEVALDLSGTIDVAAERKRLAKDLAAAEKEKAQANAKLGNEAFLAKAPENVVDKIRTRLAKADEDIARITAQLDRLPQA; encoded by the coding sequence GTGACCGAGAACGCTCAGCAGCAGCCACCCGCGCCCGACACCGAACTGCCGACCCAGTACGCGCCGGCCGATGTAGAGGGGCCGCTGTACGAGCGCTGGGTAGAGCGCGGTTACTTCGAGGCGGACGCGAAGAGCGACAAGCCGCCGTACACGATCGTCATCCCGCCCCCGAACGTCACCGGCAGCCTGCACCTGGGCCACGCCTTCGAGCACACGCTCATCGACGCCCTGACCCGCCGCAAGCGCATGCAGGGGTTCGAGACGCTGTGGCAGCCCGGCATGGACCACGCCGGCATCGCCACACAGAACGTCGTCGAGCGTGAGCTGGGCAAGGAGGGCAAGTCCCGCCACGACCTGGGCCGCGAGGCGTTCGTCGAGCGCGTCTGGCAGTGGAAGGGCGAGTCCGGCGGCCAGATCAGCGGCCAGATGCGCCGCCTCGGCGACGGCGTCGCCTGGTCCCGCGAGCGCTTCACCATGGACGAGGGCCTCTCCCAGGCCGTCCAGACCATCTTCAAGCGCCTCTACGACGACGAGCTGATCTACCGCGCCGAGCGCATCATCAACTGGTGCCCGCGCTGCCTCACCGCCATCTCGGACATCGAGGTCGAGTACCAGGACGACGACGGCGAGCTCGTCTCCATGACGTACGGCGAGGGGGACGACACCATCGTCGTCGCCACCACCCGTGCCGAGACCATGCTCGGCGACACCGCCGTCGCGGTCCACCCGGACGACGAGCGGTACAAGCACCTCGTCGGCAAGCTCATCAGGCTGCCGCTCACCGACCGCTCCATCCCGGTCGTCGCGGACGAGCACGTCGATCCCGAGTTCGGCACCGGTGCCGTCAAGGTCACCCCGGCCCACGACCCGAACGACTTCGAGATCGGCCAGCGGCACGACCTGCCGTCCCTCACCGTGATGGACGAGCACGCCGTCATCACCGCCCACGGCCCCTTCCAGGGCCTGGACCGCCTGGAGGCCCGCTCCGCCATCGTCGCCGCGCTGCGCGCCGAGGGCCGGATCGTCGCCGAGAAGCGGCCCTACGTCCACTCCGTCGGCCACTGCTCGCGCTGCAAGACCACCATCGAGCCGCGCCTGTCCATGCAGTGGTGGGTCAAGGTCGGCCCGCTGGCCAAGGCCGCCGGCGACGCCGTCCGCGACGGCAAGGTCAAGATCCATCCGCAGGAGATGGAGAAGCGCTACTTCGACTGGGTCGACAACCTCCACGACTGGTGCATCTCGCGGCAGTTGTGGTGGGGCCACCGCATCCCGGTCTGGTACGGCCCGGACGGCGAGGTCGTCTGCGTCGGCCCCGACGAGCAGCCGCCCGGCACCGAGGCGGAGGGCTGGAAGCAGGACACCGACGTCCTCGACACCTGGTTCTCCTCCGGCCTGTGGCCGTTCTCCACCCTCGGCTGGCCCGAGCGGACCGAGAGCCTCGCGAAGTTCTACCCGAACTCCGTCCTGGTCACCGGCTACGACATCCTCTTCTTCTGGGTCGCCCGGATGATGATGTTCGGCCTGTACGCGATGGACGGCACCCCGCCGTTCCACACCATCGCCCTGCACGGCATGGTCCGCGACCAGTTCGGCAAGAAGATGTCGAAGTCCTTCGGCAACGCGGTCAACCCGCTGGACTGGATGGACAAGTACGGCTCCGACGCCCTGCGCTTCACGCTCGCCCGCGGCGCCAACCCGGGCGTCGACGTCCCGATCGGCGAGGACTGGGTCCAGGGCTCGCGCAACTTCGCCAACAAGATCTGGAACGCGACCCGCTTCGCGCTGATGAACGGCGCGACGGTGGAGGGCCCGTTGCCGGAGCCGTCCGCGATGTCGGCGACCGACCGCTGGATCCTCTCCCGCCTCAACACCGTCATCGCCGAAGTCGACGCGTACTACGACGACTTCCAGTTCGCCAAGCTCTCCGACGCCCTCTTCCACTTCGCGTGGGACGAGGTCTTCGACTGGTACGTCGAGCTGTCCAAGACGACGTTCCAGGCGGGCGGCGAGGCGGCCGAGGTCAGCAAGCGGGTCCTCGGCGAGGTCCTCGAAGTCACCCTCAAGCTGCTGCACCCGGTGGTCCCGTTCGTCACCGAGACCCTGTGGACCACCCTCACCGGCGGCGAGTCCGTCGTCATCGCCGAGTGGCCGGCGGACAGCGGCTACCGCGACCCGGCGGCCGAGCGGGAGATCGAGTCCCTCCAGTCCGTCATCACCGAGGTCCGCCGCTTCCGCGCCGACCAGGGCCTGCAGCCGGGGCAGCGCGTCCCGGCCCGCCTGACCCTCGACGGCACGGCGCTGGCCCCGCACGAGGCCGCCATCCGCCAGCTGCTGCGCCTGCAGCCGGAGGGCGACGCGTTCACGGCCACCGCCACCCTGCCGGTCGCCGGCGCCGAGGTCGCCCTCGACCTGTCCGGCACCATCGACGTGGCGGCCGAGCGCAAGCGCCTGGCCAAGGACCTGGCCGCCGCCGAGAAGGAGAAGGCCCAGGCCAACGCCAAGCTCGGGAACGAGGCGTTCCTGGCGAAGGCCCCGGAGAACGTGGTCGACAAGATCCGCACCCGCCTCGCCAAGGCGGACGAGGACATCGCCCGCATCACCGCCCAGCTGGACCGCCTCCCGCAGGCGTAG